The DNA sequence GTTCCGTCGTTAGCCCTCTTCACGCCGGGTGCCGCTTCTGACGGGTGGTCGGGTGAGGGGTCGTGCCGGTGTGCTGCGGGTGAAGGTTATCGCCGATACCTGAACATCCCTAGGCAGGGTGCCGCGACCGCCCGTGCCTGCCGGGCATGGTGACGGGCGGTCAGTTTTCGGTGACGTTCGCGGTGATCAGCCGGAGGGGCTTGGCCCTCAGCGGGGCCTGAGGCCGTGCAGCAAGTGGTGGACCAAGCCGTCGACGCCGGCCATGGCCACTTCGGGGGTCAGCATGCCGCCGGCGATGAAGGCAGCCATGCCGTGGAGGGCGGCGCCCGTGACGAGGTTGAGTTCCTCCGGGGCGCCCTCGATGATCTCGCCCCGTTGCTGGGCGTCCGCGAGGACCCGGTCGAGGGTGCCGATCGTCTGCTCGACCGCGGCGGCCATCTGCTCCGAGGCGCCCGGCTCGTGCTTGCGGGCGTACATCAGCTCCAGCAGCTCGGCGTTGTCGATGGCGAAGCCGAGGTAGGTCCGGGCCAGGGCGGTGAGGCGCGGCTCAAGGGGGAGCGTCGGGTCGTCGGCCGCGCTCAGGGCCCGGCCGAGCCGCTCGTAGCCGGCCAGCGCCAGGGCGTTGAGCAGGGCCTGCTTGTCCTTGAAGTGCCGGCCGGGGGCGGCGTGGCTGACGCCGACCTCGCGGGCCAGTTCGCGGAGCGAGAGGGCTCCGACCCCCTTTTCGCGCAGGGTGCTCTCCGCTGCGGCGAGCAGGGCGGCGCGCAGGTCGCCGTGGTGGTAGGGGCGGCTCTCGGGCATGCGCACCATCGTAGCTTGATGTTGCCGGTGCCATCTTTGTTGGCGTCGCCACCATTGTTGTCATTGACAGCATTGTTGGCGCCGCCTACATTGGTGGGTATGGCTGACAAAACGAAGAAGACGTGGGACGCGACCAGCCTCCCTGACCTGGGCGGCCGCACGGCCGTCGTCACCGGCGCCAACAGCGGCATCGGCCTCACCGCGGCCGGCGCGCTGGCCCGTGCTGGCGCGCACGTCGTGTTCGCCGTACGGGACCTCGACCGGGGCCGGGCCGCGGCCGCGACCGAGACCGGCAGTACCGAGGTGCGGCGTCTGGACCTGGCGGATCTCGCCTCCGTGCGGGAGTTCGCCGAGGCGTGGCAGGGCCGGCCGCTGGATCTGCTGATCAACAACGCCGGCGTGATGATGCTGCCGCAGCAGCGGACGGCGGACGGCTTCGAGATGCAGTTCGGCACGAACCATCTGGGCCACTTCGCGCTGACGAACCTGCTGCTGCCGTACGTCACCGACCGGATCGTGACGCTGTCGTCCGGTGCGCACCGGTGGTCCGGCGCGAGGATCCGCTTCGAGGACCTGAACTGGACGTCCGGCTACCACCCGAATGGCGCGTACGCCCAGTCGAAGCTGGCGAACCTCCTGTTCACGCTGGAACTCCAGCGCCGCCTGACGGAGTCCGGCTCCCGGGTCCGCGCCCTGGCCGCCCACCCCGGCTATGCCGCCACCAACCTGCAGAGCCACGCGGGAAGTCCGGTGATGCGGGCGTTCATGAGCATCGGCAACAGGGTCTTCGCGCAGGACGACAAGGCGGGTGCGCTGCCGACGCTGTACGCCGCGACTCAGGACCTCCCCGGTGCGAGCTACGTCGGACCCGACGGGCTGGGCGAGCTGCGGGGCGCGCCGACGCTGGTCGGGCGGACGACGGCGGCCAGTGACGCGGAGGTGGCGCGGCGGTTGTGGACGGTGTCGGAGGAACTGACCGGCGTGAGCTCGCCGTTGGGACGGGTTGCCGAGGCGGCTGCCGGGCGGTAGGCAGTGGTGTCGCTGCCGAAGCCGGCGTCCGGCCGGCTGGGCTGCGACACGGGCGCAGGCCGTATCCGGAGGTGGTCGATCGATGTCGGTGCCGAGCCTGCTCGGGGTCTTCGCCCATCCGGACGACGAGTCCCTCTTCTCGGGCGGAGTCCTCGCCCGGCACGCGGCCGCCGGTGCCCGCACCGCCGTCGTGACGGCGACCTGGACCCCGGACACGCAGCGCGGCGCCGAACTCGCCGAGGCACTACGGATCCTCGGTGCCGGTGAGCCGCGGATGCTCGGCTATGCCGACGCCGGGGCGCCGCACGCCGCCCCCGGTCGCCCGCGGCTGTGCGATGCGCCGCACGACGAGTCGGTGGGGCGGCTGGTCGCTCACATACGGCAGTTCCGGCCGCTGATCGTTCTCACCCATGACGCGTACGGCGGCCTGACCGGGCACCCCGACCATGTGCACACCCACCGCGTGACCACGCTCGCGGTCCAGGAGGCCGGCCTCGAACGGCTCCACCCGGACGCCGGCGCCCCCTGGCAGCCGAGCGCCCTCTACCTGGCCACCCATCCGCACTCGGCGCTTCCCGCCCTGGTGGAACTGACCGCCTGACCGGCCGCTCGAACGGCGGCCCCCCACCCCTTCGACGCGCCCACCGGCAAGCCAATGGCGCTGAACGCTACTTGGCGGACGCGGCGTCCCGGATCGCCCCGGCGGTGGTCGTCGGGTCGTAGCCCTCGGCGACGCCCTCGACCAGGATGATGTCGCCCTCGATGTGCCGGGAGCGCAGGGGCGCGATCTCGCGGTAGGCCGGCGAGTCCCACCAGGACCGCGCCTCGGTGATCCCGGGGAAGCCGATCATCACGACGTGTCCGGGCCAGCTGCCCTCCTTCACCTCGTGCTGCGTGCCATGGACGAGGAAGCGGCCGCCATACGGTTCGAAGGTGGCCGGGAGGCGCTCGATATACTCCGCGATCTCCGGGTGCGGGGCGGCTTCCTGCAGGTGAGCAATCGCGTAGGCGGGCATGATGTCCTTCCGTTCGGTCGGGCTCCGTCCGGGGTCGATGGTGGCACGCGGGTCTGCGGGGGATCGATTACCGCTGAGGTAATGCCGGGCATGGCCGTGACGGGCGGTCCGGCGGACCGTACGACCGTAGGACCGCATCGGTTGCCGTGGATTCCCGGTGGGAAGCTCATAGACTGGCGCGGGCGGAATCCCGGTGGGCGAGGGGCGGTTGACGGTGCGTAAGGCATGGATCGTGGCGGGCGCCGCACTCGCGGCGGGGCTCAGCTTCGTGATGCTGCTCGTCGTCGGGGTCTACATCGTCGCCGGGAACCTCGCGGGCGGAGTGGGCGGAGCGTCCAAGGCTCTGGCCAAGGGGGCCGTGCCGGCCGCCTACTCGGCGCTCGTGCAGAAGTGGGGCAACCTCTGCCCCGCCATCAACCCCGCGCTGCTCGCCGCCCAGCTGTACCAGGAGAGCGGGTTCAACCCGAAGGCGCAGAGCGCGGCCGCCGCGCAGGGCATCGCGCAGTTCATCC is a window from the Streptomyces sp. NBC_00299 genome containing:
- a CDS encoding TetR/AcrR family transcriptional regulator; its protein translation is MVRMPESRPYHHGDLRAALLAAAESTLREKGVGALSLRELAREVGVSHAAPGRHFKDKQALLNALALAGYERLGRALSAADDPTLPLEPRLTALARTYLGFAIDNAELLELMYARKHEPGASEQMAAAVEQTIGTLDRVLADAQQRGEIIEGAPEELNLVTGAALHGMAAFIAGGMLTPEVAMAGVDGLVHHLLHGLRPR
- a CDS encoding oxidoreductase, with amino-acid sequence MADKTKKTWDATSLPDLGGRTAVVTGANSGIGLTAAGALARAGAHVVFAVRDLDRGRAAAATETGSTEVRRLDLADLASVREFAEAWQGRPLDLLINNAGVMMLPQQRTADGFEMQFGTNHLGHFALTNLLLPYVTDRIVTLSSGAHRWSGARIRFEDLNWTSGYHPNGAYAQSKLANLLFTLELQRRLTESGSRVRALAAHPGYAATNLQSHAGSPVMRAFMSIGNRVFAQDDKAGALPTLYAATQDLPGASYVGPDGLGELRGAPTLVGRTTAASDAEVARRLWTVSEELTGVSSPLGRVAEAAAGR
- a CDS encoding DUF1330 domain-containing protein, producing MPAYAIAHLQEAAPHPEIAEYIERLPATFEPYGGRFLVHGTQHEVKEGSWPGHVVMIGFPGITEARSWWDSPAYREIAPLRSRHIEGDIILVEGVAEGYDPTTTAGAIRDAASAK